The nucleotide sequence AGGTTTGGTGAGCGGTATGAGGGACTCCTTCAATCTTTCCTGGAAAATTGCATCCGTTTTACGTAAACAAGCCTCGAAAGATATACTTTCCAGTTACAATGTCGAGAGAAAACCACATGCAAAAAAAATGATACGTTTGGCCGTGTTTTTGGGTTCGATCATCATGACGAGAAGTAGGATCGCAGCCTTTTTCAGGGATTTTTTGATGAAGTTCCTATCTTTTACTCCTGCTCGTCCCTATTTATCGGATCTGAGATTAAAACCGGATAATTCTTTCAGCAAAGGTCTATTTTTAAAGAAGAATACATTAAGAAATTCTTCTATTTCTCCAGGATCCATTTTCCCGCAAGCGCCTCTCAGATCAAGAGAAGGGAATTGGGAATTGTCGGATTCTATATTAGGCCCAAATCTCTGTCTTGTCGGTTACGGAGTTCATTCTTCCCGTATATTAAGCCAATCTTGCGTTGAGATTTGGAAAAAAATGGGAGGAAGAATATTATATATTTCGAATCAACAACAGGCTTCCGAGATTGTCTCTAATTCGGTTGAAGACGTTACCTCTTCTTTTTTGAAATATTTCGGCGGCGCGGATCGATTTGCGATCGTTCGTCCGGATAAGATTGTCGCAGCAGTCTTTTATGGAAAGGATGCGGACGATACTATTTTGAGATTTGCAGAAATCTACCAAGGGAAAACGCCATGAAACAATTACCGTCCGAATGCCCTGTAAGATCGAAGGATCCTGTAAGTAAGGCGAGAGATATTGCATACGTTAGGTTAGGAAGGAAAAATCTAGAATTGGCCGCCGAATACTATCAGGATTTTGGGCTTTCTACCTTTGAAGTATCAAAGGAAAGAATTTTGTTTCGTGGCTTTAGCTCCAATCTGCCCTGTTGGTCTTTGGAAAAGGCCGACAGGGACTTTTTGCTAGGACTCGGATTATATATATCTTCTGCGGAAGAATTCGAAAGGTTAAGAAGAATAGACGGAGCCGAGGTCCGGCCTTTGGGAAGATTCGGCAGCGGTCATTTTCCGACGGTGACGATTCAGGATCCATCCGGCCTTCCAGTGGATGCGGTATTACTTCCTTCTTCTTTGGAGGAAATGGAAAGGAATAGAAGATCTAGAAATTGGAATAGTGACGGAAAGGTCACGCGTAAAAATCAGCCCCAGCCGTATGAGGTGGGACCCGCTAAAGTGAATCGTTTGGGACATGCAGTTTTTTTAAAACAGGAATTTTTAAAGAATGCGCAATGGTATTGCGACGTATTCGGTATGATCCCATCCGATATACAAATACTTCCGGAATCCAAGGAACCGGTGATCGCCTTTTTGCGATGCGATTTGGGAGAAAAACTCACCGATCATCATACTATTGTGATCGCCTCCGGAATAGACGATAGATTGGAACATTGTGCTTTCGAGTTGGAAGATTTGGATGAAGTCGCTAAGGGCCGGGAATGGCTTTTGAGAAGAGGTTGGAAGCCTGCTTGGGGAATCGGGAGGCATATTTTGGGAAGCCAGATATTCGATTATCAGAGAGATCCAAGCGGAATGCTCGTGGAACATTATACGGACGGAGATAAATTCGACGATACGGTTCCGGTAGGCTTTCATCCTATCAGCAGGGAGAGTCTGTACCAATGGGGACAGGATATGCCCGAGGACTTTTTGGATACGGAACTTTCTGTAGAAAAGTTAATTCAGCTTGTAAAAGGTATATTCTCGGGGAGAAAGATCGAGTTGAAGAGACTGATGGAATTGAAAAAGGTCGCCGAACTATCTCCGAGAAGTTGGATTAAATATTAAGAATAAGGAATGAACTATGGCTAGGAATTACGTACGTTTCCGAAAAGATGAACGGATAGATTGGGCAAAATTCACTGAAGGTAAGGTGTATCCTCTCGAAATAGGGGACTTGGATACGCGCAAATTTTTGGAATTCTCCAAGAAGGATAGTTCTAATCCGGGATCCAAGAGTTATAAACTTTCGGAAGTAACATTACTTTCTCCTATTTCTTCACCTTGTCAAATCGTCTGCCAAGGTGCGAATTATAGACAACATCTGATAGAATCCGGACTTGATCCGGACGATAAGAGTTATAATCTTTTTTTTACCAAATCGGACGCATCCCTGACTTCTCCGATGGGAGAAGTGATCCGACCTAAACATGTCAAACTTCTGGATTATGAGATTGAACTCGGTCTTGTTTTCGGGAAATCCATAAATTCTTATACGGAAGTGAATTCCGGGAATATATCGGAATATGTGGCCGCTATCTTTATGGCGAACGATGTATCAGCAAGAGATATACAACTTCCCCAATTGCAGTGGTATAAGGGAAAATCTTACCGAACTTTTCTGCCGGCGGGGCCGGTGTTGGCTGTTTTGGAGCCGGGAGACTTTGAGTTACTGAATAGTCTGGAATTGACCTTGCTTGTGAACGATCGAGTCAGGCAACATGATACGATTTCCAATTTGGTATTCAAACCGGAGGAAACTATCACTGAACTATCTAGTTTTTGTAATGTATCCCCCGGCGACGTTTTGTTGACCGGCACTCCTTCCGGATGCGCACTTAGAGCTCCGGGCAAAATGGTGCAAAAGATCGCCGGTCTTCTTTCCGAAAGAAAGAAATGGGAACTTTTCGTCAAAGGGCAAAGTAAAAGGTCCCAGTATTTACAGCCTGGGGATATGATTCGTTCTTTCATACGGACTGCTGATCGTAGGATCGATCTGGGAGACCAATTCTTAAAGGTGGTCCAAGAATCGTGAGCAGGATCCATTCCTTTTTTAAAGATAAAGTGGTTTGGATTACCGGAGCATCTTCCGGAATAGGGGAGGCATTGGCAGCCGAGTTGAAAGATACCGGTGCTAAATTAATTCTTTCTGCAAGAAGAAAAGAAGAATTAATACGAGTAAAAGAAGCATTAGGAAAAACTGATGAAAACTGTTTGGTTCTTCCTTTCGATTTGGAAAAGTATTCTTCTATCGAAAGTTTGCCCGATCGAGCGATCCGCAAATTCGGTAAAGTAGACGTTCTGATCAATAACGGAGGGATTAGCCAACGATCTTTGGCTCATGAGACCTCTATTCATGCATATGAATCGATTTTGAAAGTGAATTTTTTAGGAAACATCGCTCTGACCCTTGCGCTCCTCCCGCATTTTAGAAAAAGGAGAGAAGGATATGTGATTTCCATTTCTAGCGTTGCAGGAAAATTCGGGGTCCCGCTTCGATCAGGATATTCCGCTAGTAAATCCGCTTTGACCGGATTTTACGAATCTATCCGAGCGGAAAATAAAAACGTAAATCTCAAAGTGCTTCTTGTGTATCCTGGATTCGTTAAGACCAAAATTTCCGAAAATGCGATTTCAGGAAACGGAACCAAGCATGGGAAAATGGACCAGGCCATAGAAAACGGTATCGAAGTGGAAGAATGCGCTAAAGAGATTTTATCTTCTATTTCTTCCGGGAGAATGGAAAAAATAATCGCCGGCCCTAAGGAGAAATTCGCAATTTATTTACATAAATACTTTCCGAACATTTTCGCGAGATTTATAGCAAGAGCAAAAGTCACTTAAGGATTATTTGCCTTCCAATGATAATAAAACTACTTGTAGGGCTTTTAATCGATCAAGTCTCTAAAGTTAATCGCATCCAGATCTTTTTGCAGGGAAGATTCCGCTTTATCCATTTTTTCCCGAACCTTATCAGGATAGACATGAAAAGACGGATCTTCTTTTAAAAGTGGTTCCGGTATCCTACGATAAAAATCTCCGAGAGTCAGATCTTCCCCCGATACAACTGGCAACCAGGCTCCTCCTTCATTCGTTTCAACCAGAAGTCCAACTTCTGATAATGTTTTAGTGAGCCTAGGAATTTCTTCCGCATGAAGTCCAGATTTGACGGCAAGGTCACCGTTTCGAGGAGCGATCTTACTTTCTTTTTGGACCGAGTAGACCGCTTTTAAAACTCCGATCAACTTTCTGAATTCGTAACTAAAGGCAGTATGATGTTCTTCTATCAATTGGAAGGGGGCGTAATATCTTTCCGGATATTGTACACAAGCGGTCACTTCCGCTCCGAATAGAACAATGAGAGATAAGGAATACACGCCGATCAAGAAGATAGGGATCGAGGCGAGGGCCTTATAAACAATCATCGTGGTTTCGGAGAAGGAGGTGATGTATACTTGGAATCCATAAAGAAAAATCAAAAAGATCACGCTAGTGAAACCAGCTCCCCAAGACGAAGCTCGGATCGGGACTTTTGTGTTCGGGATCAAGGTGAATAACGCCAAGAAGAAAAGCCAGATCCCGATCAAAGGGAAGAAGAATTTTAGAATATTATAAGGTGAGAATACCGACTCTCCTCCTTGCAGGATGACTGTCTCGTATTTCACATCCTTGTATTCGGAAAGACTGATTTTTCTATATTCTCCGATATTCAATAATCTGAATCTTCCGTTCGCACTTCTATCCAATAATCCGGAAGCGAATACCTTACCTTTTACGGGAATATAAAAAGTATTCCAATGCTCTCCACCGTCTATGGAGACCAGAATATTTCCAAGAGCGTCCAGAAGAAAAATATCCGCTGATTCTTCATTTTCTATGGACCAAACTTTGCTAAATGTGTATCTTTTATGGCTGAGATTTTTCCAAGAGTATCCACCATCTTCCGTTTTAAAAACGGAACCTCTTTCTCCAGTGACAAAAAGTTCTCCCGGCCTGATCCTATGGATATCCTTTAATCCGTGACCTGTGATCTTAGTGGCATTCCAAGTATAACCGCTGTCTTCACTCTTCCAAACATTCCCGTCTTCATCAACAATGTATCCTAAATACGGTTCGGGAAAATATACACGATTTGCTCGGATTTTTAGAACATTCGTGAATACCGGCTTATAACTTCTTCCTTGGGTGAAAAAATGTAGGACTTCCCCATTGGAGAAGATCAAATAAAAATTCCCTTCGTTGATATATTCAAAATCTTTAAAATTGCAATTGTCGAAATAGATCGCATTCCAGACGGAACCGTCTACGGGTTTGGAGAGAAATAATCCTTTTTCGGAAAGAGCATACACTTTTCCGTCTTTAACGGAAACTCGGACGAAGTTTTCCTTAGAGATGTCCGGTTTTTCGCAAAAATCCACACGAACCCCGAAAGAATCTACGCAGCGGATATTTTTTAGATCTATATCCTTCTCATCCAAATAATAGTCCCGTTTGAGGCCGGAATCCATTCGAAAGAGTGTGCCGTTCTCGCCAGAGATCCAGATATGATTTTCCGCATCCTTATCCATGCTCAGATAATGGGGAGGGCGGAATACATCGGTTACCTTTTTAGCAAGATTATCCCCGATCACCAATAGAAGAGGACCGATAGAAAGAACAAAAAAGTAAAATACGAATTCTTGTAGAACGGATCTTTTTTCTTCTATCCTCCAGATGGAGTTAAACGAATTCTCCAAGGACCTTAAGACGGTGGTTGCGGAAAATACCAAAAGGATGAAGCCGATGGCGCCTATTTGTCTGGCTGCATCGATCAATTCTCCCAGAGTGTCCAAATACGGATTTATATCTAAATTGATATTACTAACCAGAAAAAACGCATTAATTTTATCGAATATTTCTTCCTTACGATTGTCCAATCCGGAAGTGATCGTCAGTAGGGAAAGGGCCACTACAAGCATCGGAATTAAGGATACGATCGTAGTATAAGAAATACCGGAAGCCTTTATGAGACATTCGTCTTTGGCAAAACGATAGGCGGAAGCAGCCAGAACACGAACCGTAAAGTTCAGTTTCCTTCCTAAACCTGCGTCCGGAATATAATCGAAAAATCTACTGTACTTTGTATTCGGATGGGAATTCATTTCTTAATCGCGTAATGCACCATAGACGAAGTGAGCGGTATTCCTTTTTTGGAAAGTTTACTTTTGAAATGGTAAAAAGAGATCCAGAACCATTTCAAATAATCCGTCCATCTGGAAAAACTTCCCCTGGATTTTAAAAGTTTGGCGGAAAGAGGGAAGTCCACTCCGAGGTAGGTAATCTGTCTTACGAATCCTCGTACGGCAAGAATTTTCCGAAGGATTTTTGCAGAATAATAATACACATGACCCGGCAAATAATAGTGATAATTTTTACCGGCTTCTATGGCCTGCCAGGCGTCAAAATTCGCGGTTTGGATGAGAAGTAAACCGCCGGGTTTTAGGATCTTGGAAAGTTTATTAAAAACTTCCTTTGGGTTTTCTAAATGTTCGATCACTTCGATCAAGGTGATCACATCGAAAAAATTTTCCGGAATGTCCGCATCTAAGAATTGACCCTGCCAAATCTTAAAACCTCTCGCTTCCGCTTGTTTGGCGGAAAAAGGAGAAATTTCCACACCGTAAGGTATGAATCCTTTTTCTTTAGCGCATTCTAAAAAACCTCCGAAAGAGCAACCGATATCCAAAAAATTCCCGGAAGATTTGAACTTGGAAATATTTTTTAAGCGGGCAAACCAAACATATCGATCGAATTTTTCGGTCTGTCTTTCGTCCCTATACGTGAATTCCTGGTTACCCGTATAATATTCTTCCGTATATAACGACTCGGGTTCCGGTCTTGGAAATTGGGCTTGGAAGCCGCAGGTTTTACAAATTTGTATCGGGAGATCGAACTTATTAAATTCCGATCTGTATAAAGGTTCCCAGTCGCAGTCCCCGGCGAGAGGACATTCTTCTTGGATTATTTTTGGGCGAGGAAGATCCAATGACAAATCCTCTCATCCAATTTTCCTAATGGAGTTCTTTCCGTATAACCGATCTCAAAGGAAGAAAAATTTTTCAGAAGAGCCTGCACATCTTCTTTGGAATAGAACCAAGTGGCGCCACCCGCAAGATCCGTTGTTCCGATTTTTCCTTTCTCCGCTTTAAGATGTGTGTCTCCTTCCGCTCTTACGGAGGCTGCGAGATAACCTCCTTTTTTTAGAATACGGAAGTTATCATCTAACATAGATTTGGCGAGATCCGGAGAATTATAATGTAGAACTCCCCAGCTGACGATAAGATCGAAGTTCTCCTCTTCAAAAGGATAAGGAGGGGAATTTAAAAGAAACGTTTTGACCCATGGATAAGATTCCTTCACGGATTGGATGGAATTTTCGCTGTAATCCGCAGCATACACTTCATATCCGAAATCTTTTAAAAGAACACAATGCCTGCCGGAACCGGTTCCGAAATCCAAAGCCTTAGGAGAAGGGGAAGAAGCAGGGAATTTAGAGATCATCCGAACTAAGTTTTCATCCGGATACGAAAGTTTTGCCTTGGGCCTAGTATAATGAGTTTCCCAAACTTCTTTAGAAGGATGATCAGCGGGCTTCATATTCCGCCTTCAAACGGTTTTTCACACTACCATTCCATTCCTCTTCCGAAGAAGACACCTTCGACTTTAAACAAAGGACTCTGGTCCTTGTTTCATTTCCTAAAGAGGTGTCCAGTTTAGAACCAAGTTCTTTCAGATTTTGGTTCAAAAGAATTGTTTCACCGTAATTTGTTGGAAAATTTTCCCAGGATTTTAGGACGGAAATACCTCTGGGTGGAATATCAAAACGGACTTGAGATTTTAGTTTTTTAGGAATTTCTAAACTAGAAGGCGGAGGAGTAATCGGCTCTCCCACCAAAAGTTTGACCAGGTTGGTAAAATAATCGTAACCGGAATAACCTGGCACAAGAACATCCGCCAGATATTCACCGCCCACTTCGGGAGCGGCTTCGATCAGAACGAGATCTCCATTCTCATCCGATCTGAATTCGGCCACAAATGGACAATTTTTCAAACCTGTGGCCTTTACGATCGCCCTACATAACATCTTGATCTCGCCTTCCAATTCGGATTTAGGAAAGGGGAGCCTATGAGCGGCTTCCAAAAAAGGGGGAAAAGAAGAAGTTTCCTTTAAGGAAATATTTACCAGATGAAAATCGGATTCATCCACCAATCCTAAAACGGTATATTCAGGACCTGGAATATATTCTTCCAAAAGCCAGGTTTCCGGATGAGGAGAATTGGCAGAAGTTTTTGACTTGGGTTGTTTTTTGGGAGATATTAGATTAGAAATGGATTTCAGATCGGAATCGGATTCCACGAGTTGGATCCCGGATTTACCGCTTCCTTGGCTGGGTTTTAAGATCCAGGGATACGGAAAAGATTTGGATTTAGCCTTGATCTCCGATGCCGGTATCTCTCTTGGGACTCTAATCCCTTTTGGGGCTAGATTTTCCTTTAAGATTTGTTTATCAGAAAATTTTAATACGGATTCCGTACTTGCATATCTCAGTTTGAGTTTTTCTGCAAGATAGGCGGTGCTATACGTCGCCTTTCCGAAGGACCTTGTGCCGATACCGACGATCGGAGTAGGTAAAGGATTTTCCGCGACTGCTCTTAAGATCCTTCTGTATTCGAAAGTGGACTCGATGATCCGCAAGCTTGCCATCGCAAACCCGGGGGCCTTATCGTTTTTATCCACTGCGGCTACTTCCAAGCCCAGGGCTTTTGCAGCAGAGATCAAGGGTAACTGGTTTTTACCGGCTCCTAAGGAGAGAAAATACCCTTTTTTCTTCATCCCATGGATAAATAGTCCTCAGAACAGCAGATGTCAAAGGTTTTTTAGGAATGAGACAAAATACAGCCTCTTGTAGGACCTCCTACAAAGTTTGGGAAGAAGGCCCCCACCCGAGTTTTGGGTGGAGGAGGAGGGCCCGTGGGAGGTTCCTTCCTGGCTCTATATCAGATAATTTTCAATCTTTCAAGTTCAGTTTGCAGTCCTCTGGGATGGAATGTAGATTCTGAATTCCGGCCTGACCGGGTTTTGATTGAAATTTTCCTTCGGGTTACTGCGCTTAAATGCAACGCGATGATTTTAGTTAAGCTTTCGATTCATACGAATGGCTTGAATTATAGCTTTCCTCTCGTTTGGCCTTCGGCCACCGACGCGCTTCACGGTCGTTGCCTCGCTTCCTACGGGTCGCTGCGCCAGGGATGCGAAGGGCTTGTCCCACCGAAGGTGGGATGAGGCAGGCTCGCCGAACCCGTAGCAGCCCGGTCCCACCGAAAGGCGGGAGGCGCCAAACCTTAAATCTTAGGAATGGTAGGAACTCCTTCTTATTTTTTCTTTTTATGTCTTCAAAAGCGTAATGGGATTTTTGAAAAACTCCGATCCTTAAATAGAGCAGGAGAAAGTAGAATGTTAAGAGGAATGTACACCGGATCTAACGGGATGATCGTGCAGCAGACGCGCATGGACGTTATCTCCAACAATCTTGCAAACGTGGACAAGACTGCATTCAAAAGGGACACAACGTTGTTCAAAACTTTTCCGGAACTTCTGATCCATCGATTCAATGAGGACGGAGTAGGTAAGGTGCCTATGGGTTCCTTCGATACGGCTCCCGTGGTCGGCAAACTCGGGTTAGGCGCCGAAGTGAATGAAATTTATACAAGATTCGAACAAGGGGCTGTGAAGAAGACGGACAATCCTTTCGACATGATGCTGCAAGATAGGCCTGGCACGGAACATCCCGCATTTTTTAGCGTATTGACCAATAGAGGTGAAAGACTTTCTCGCTCCGGGGCTTTCGTTTTGGATACGAACGGCTATTTGGTGACTCCTCAGGGTTTTCCTCTGATGGGTGAGAACGGGCCGATCAAAGTCGCTCGCGGAAATTTTTTAATCAAAGAAAATGGAGAAGTTTGGATCAACGGAGAAATCGGTAACGATCCTCGTAATTCCGTTGGAGCCGATAAGAATAGATTCGAAACTCCTGTTCTTTTGGATCGTATCAAGATCCGCACTGTGGAAAATCCTCGTCACTTAGATAAAGAAGGCGACTCTTTCTATAACGATACCCCCGAGTCGGGCGAGCCAAGACCTTTTCTTTTGGAAGAAGAACCGAATCTTCTACAAGGTTATTTAGAAGCTTCTAATGTGAGTGTCGTAACTGAAATGGTGGAGATGATCGAAGTGAACCGTTCTTACGAAGCGAATCAGAAGACCGTTCAGACTCAGGATCAGATGTTAGGGAAACTTCTGAACGATGTGTTGAGGTAGTAATAACATAGCTCCAATCCCCACAGAGTCTTCGGCTCCATCTTGAATTAGAATGTCGAGTCCGAGGACTTTTGCGTTCTTGAGAAACGCGAATTCATTCAGATACAAGGTCGAGTATTCTGGTGTTGTATAGCAATATGCACCAAAGGAAGTTTTGAGTAATCTCTGGTTTCCTTCTGCTACCTGAGAATGCACTCCGTATTTGCTCCATCTATTCCTGGCCCAGCGATACCTTCCTTTTTTCGATTTTGCATTATGATTTACCGATCTATGATTTCTGTATATTCCCCAAAGCCAACGGTATCCTTGGTCCGTGAATAGTGGAGTTCGAATTGGCAAATGTTCTTTGATGATTGGTCCGAGAGTATTTGCTTTTTGATTTGGAACCGAGTGAAAGAATACTGGCCCACGCTTTACTGCGATTGTATGAACTAAGGTTCCAATTTGTTTTCCACCAAGTTTATCTGAGAGGTATATGGAAGCAGTTGCTCCACTGTGACGGAACCGTTTTCTTCCTTTATTTGCTCTGGCAGATGCGGAATACAAAACGGCTGTATCTGCGCAAATATACGAACGCTTTGCCATTTTCTTTGTTATATCCGTATTCTCATTTGGAGGAAGGTTAAAGTCTCGAAATTCATCTTCTAAGAGTTTGAATGTAATTCGTTTATATATTTCCAATTGTTCGGATGCAAATATTTGGAATCTTCTTTTGAGGAGTAAAGCTGCCTTATATGAGATTCCTAATCTCTTTGTGATCTCTGTTGAAGTGAGAACTTTTGGATGTTGGATGAAAGATTCGTGAAATACATATCCAAACATCCAAAGTGGAAGTTTGAATTGTTGAAGGGGAGTGGATGAGAGTCTGGAAGTTTGGTAATGACAAACTCTACAACGAATCACATCCGGTCTAGTTGAGATTTCTTTATCCAGAATTTGGTCTTCGCAATGAGGACAAAACTTTTTGTAAAAATCATTCAGGATCTTCTTGGTGATCTGTTCGAAGAATGGAATATTAATTCCTGCATGCTTGAATTTGCTAGAGGTTTTGGAAGATGATCTTTTACCGGAATCTAAATTCCGCTTCTCGACAGCGGGGGTTGCTCGCGCGCGATTTGTGAGAAATGGTAACAGGGGATATAACAAATTTTGATCAAAGCTCTGCATTTCCAATGGATTGTATTCAAAGCCTGTTTTTTCAGGTTTTTTAAGATCAAAATTCTGCATTACAAGGCTCTATTCCCGATCGGATAAATCGTTTTTTACAGAATTTGAAAATGAAATAAATGTAAATGGAAAAATGAGAAATTCGATTATTTCGCTTTTTTGGGCTTATCTTCCGGAATTGGAACGTTCAATAATTCCTTTGGATGAACTCCAAGAGCTTTTGCAATTTTGAATAAACTCTGTAAACTCGGTGCTCCGTCACCGGATTCTATCCTTTGATAAACCCGAACTCCCATATCCAAACCGGTTAATTCTTCCTGGGAAAGTTTCTTATCCAACCTCAGTTGTTTGATTCGTTTGCTGACGCTTCTTTGAAAGGATTCATAATCCATCCGTGAATTTTAAGGTCGTTCGGCTATTAATACCATGCTACATGTAACACGCTAAAAATAGCGTTGACTAAAATGACGCGACAAATAGTTTCGATAAATTTCCATCGTTCTGCTCGCTTTTTGGCATATTTCCTAATTCATCAAAATAGGAAGTCCTTAACGAACTAAACCATCGGAGATTTACCTTCAAAGGAGAATCTAAATATGAGAAAGAAAACAAATCTGCTGAGCAAATTATTTGCTTTGGCTTCGATTTTAATTGTTAGTCCGTTATTCGCTTTCCCAAAAGTGGGGAACTTGTCCGGGCGAATTCTTTACATTTCAGTATATAACGGAAACGATCAACTCGTTCAAAGAGTAAAACTGAATCCAGGCGAAAGAGTAACTTTATCAGCCTGCGATCAGTTTGTGGTATATGGAATCTCGGAGCCACCTACTCAAATGCTTAAATTCTCCTCATGCGATAGGGAAGCCGTCATAAACGAAAGTCTTACCGCTCAACGAGCCAATTGATTAAATTTCCATGAAAAATATGTTTCTATATTTTGGATGCCGGTTTATAGCCGGCATCGTTTTATTA is from Leptospira sp. WS58.C1 and encodes:
- a CDS encoding class I SAM-dependent methyltransferase: MSLDLPRPKIIQEECPLAGDCDWEPLYRSEFNKFDLPIQICKTCGFQAQFPRPEPESLYTEEYYTGNQEFTYRDERQTEKFDRYVWFARLKNISKFKSSGNFLDIGCSFGGFLECAKEKGFIPYGVEISPFSAKQAEARGFKIWQGQFLDADIPENFFDVITLIEVIEHLENPKEVFNKLSKILKPGGLLLIQTANFDAWQAIEAGKNYHYYLPGHVYYYSAKILRKILAVRGFVRQITYLGVDFPLSAKLLKSRGSFSRWTDYLKWFWISFYHFKSKLSKKGIPLTSSMVHYAIKK
- a CDS encoding fumarylacetoacetate hydrolase family protein produces the protein MARNYVRFRKDERIDWAKFTEGKVYPLEIGDLDTRKFLEFSKKDSSNPGSKSYKLSEVTLLSPISSPCQIVCQGANYRQHLIESGLDPDDKSYNLFFTKSDASLTSPMGEVIRPKHVKLLDYEIELGLVFGKSINSYTEVNSGNISEYVAAIFMANDVSARDIQLPQLQWYKGKSYRTFLPAGPVLAVLEPGDFELLNSLELTLLVNDRVRQHDTISNLVFKPEETITELSSFCNVSPGDVLLTGTPSGCALRAPGKMVQKIAGLLSERKKWELFVKGQSKRSQYLQPGDMIRSFIRTADRRIDLGDQFLKVVQES
- a CDS encoding YhjD/YihY/BrkB family envelope integrity protein; the protein is MNSHPNTKYSRFFDYIPDAGLGRKLNFTVRVLAASAYRFAKDECLIKASGISYTTIVSLIPMLVVALSLLTITSGLDNRKEEIFDKINAFFLVSNINLDINPYLDTLGELIDAARQIGAIGFILLVFSATTVLRSLENSFNSIWRIEEKRSVLQEFVFYFFVLSIGPLLLVIGDNLAKKVTDVFRPPHYLSMDKDAENHIWISGENGTLFRMDSGLKRDYYLDEKDIDLKNIRCVDSFGVRVDFCEKPDISKENFVRVSVKDGKVYALSEKGLFLSKPVDGSVWNAIYFDNCNFKDFEYINEGNFYLIFSNGEVLHFFTQGRSYKPVFTNVLKIRANRVYFPEPYLGYIVDEDGNVWKSEDSGYTWNATKITGHGLKDIHRIRPGELFVTGERGSVFKTEDGGYSWKNLSHKRYTFSKVWSIENEESADIFLLDALGNILVSIDGGEHWNTFYIPVKGKVFASGLLDRSANGRFRLLNIGEYRKISLSEYKDVKYETVILQGGESVFSPYNILKFFFPLIGIWLFFLALFTLIPNTKVPIRASSWGAGFTSVIFLIFLYGFQVYITSFSETTMIVYKALASIPIFLIGVYSLSLIVLFGAEVTACVQYPERYYAPFQLIEEHHTAFSYEFRKLIGVLKAVYSVQKESKIAPRNGDLAVKSGLHAEEIPRLTKTLSEVGLLVETNEGGAWLPVVSGEDLTLGDFYRRIPEPLLKEDPSFHVYPDKVREKMDKAESSLQKDLDAINFRDLID
- a CDS encoding flagellar hook-basal body protein is translated as MLRGMYTGSNGMIVQQTRMDVISNNLANVDKTAFKRDTTLFKTFPELLIHRFNEDGVGKVPMGSFDTAPVVGKLGLGAEVNEIYTRFEQGAVKKTDNPFDMMLQDRPGTEHPAFFSVLTNRGERLSRSGAFVLDTNGYLVTPQGFPLMGENGPIKVARGNFLIKENGEVWINGEIGNDPRNSVGADKNRFETPVLLDRIKIRTVENPRHLDKEGDSFYNDTPESGEPRPFLLEEEPNLLQGYLEASNVSVVTEMVEMIEVNRSYEANQKTVQTQDQMLGKLLNDVLR
- a CDS encoding ATP-grasp domain-containing protein, with the protein product MKKKGYFLSLGAGKNQLPLISAAKALGLEVAAVDKNDKAPGFAMASLRIIESTFEYRRILRAVAENPLPTPIVGIGTRSFGKATYSTAYLAEKLKLRYASTESVLKFSDKQILKENLAPKGIRVPREIPASEIKAKSKSFPYPWILKPSQGSGKSGIQLVESDSDLKSISNLISPKKQPKSKTSANSPHPETWLLEEYIPGPEYTVLGLVDESDFHLVNISLKETSSFPPFLEAAHRLPFPKSELEGEIKMLCRAIVKATGLKNCPFVAEFRSDENGDLVLIEAAPEVGGEYLADVLVPGYSGYDYFTNLVKLLVGEPITPPPSSLEIPKKLKSQVRFDIPPRGISVLKSWENFPTNYGETILLNQNLKELGSKLDTSLGNETRTRVLCLKSKVSSSEEEWNGSVKNRLKAEYEAR
- a CDS encoding class I SAM-dependent methyltransferase codes for the protein MKPADHPSKEVWETHYTRPKAKLSYPDENLVRMISKFPASSPSPKALDFGTGSGRHCVLLKDFGYEVYAADYSENSIQSVKESYPWVKTFLLNSPPYPFEEENFDLIVSWGVLHYNSPDLAKSMLDDNFRILKKGGYLAASVRAEGDTHLKAEKGKIGTTDLAGGATWFYSKEDVQALLKNFSSFEIGYTERTPLGKLDERICHWIFLAQK
- a CDS encoding VOC family protein — protein: MKQLPSECPVRSKDPVSKARDIAYVRLGRKNLELAAEYYQDFGLSTFEVSKERILFRGFSSNLPCWSLEKADRDFLLGLGLYISSAEEFERLRRIDGAEVRPLGRFGSGHFPTVTIQDPSGLPVDAVLLPSSLEEMERNRRSRNWNSDGKVTRKNQPQPYEVGPAKVNRLGHAVFLKQEFLKNAQWYCDVFGMIPSDIQILPESKEPVIAFLRCDLGEKLTDHHTIVIASGIDDRLEHCAFELEDLDEVAKGREWLLRRGWKPAWGIGRHILGSQIFDYQRDPSGMLVEHYTDGDKFDDTVPVGFHPISRESLYQWGQDMPEDFLDTELSVEKLIQLVKGIFSGRKIELKRLMELKKVAELSPRSWIKY
- a CDS encoding SDR family oxidoreductase, whose protein sequence is MHSFFKDKVVWITGASSGIGEALAAELKDTGAKLILSARRKEELIRVKEALGKTDENCLVLPFDLEKYSSIESLPDRAIRKFGKVDVLINNGGISQRSLAHETSIHAYESILKVNFLGNIALTLALLPHFRKRREGYVISISSVAGKFGVPLRSGYSASKSALTGFYESIRAENKNVNLKVLLVYPGFVKTKISENAISGNGTKHGKMDQAIENGIEVEECAKEILSSISSGRMEKIIAGPKEKFAIYLHKYFPNIFARFIARAKVT